From Lolium perenne isolate Kyuss_39 chromosome 5, Kyuss_2.0, whole genome shotgun sequence, a single genomic window includes:
- the LOC127299530 gene encoding uncharacterized protein, with the protein MALLCFLLDLRNIPPPLLRLLKQCLLHLANHYAATPSPTASAAAAPLPDRLALCYVHHDAARSSPELKIAYRPGEKFNIRDFHHAVGNLPLDGFLHEQHAGDVPLQNLFSNRAIYSWATDDISKKVIAICFSAQNTDALRRSLMDASEQCITVEFVMLETEADAYMYDDVSGNSNNFIHRIGDLENCVVRRYSPETQVLNGLVKRWLEELNDDKEETLQAVFVFRVPIVKSVNQVSCNIYPAADQIIDGFPYCQICKCHGRPIDHVTANKSKWVCPTTSRHLSASDVTDTAVKIGEQTVLCLPTSEGGSDMRRASTSISFDVIERTELASLNEGVIMGKSHVVIPSSNDEVALTDESLDQNTQIFYGLCETLFKLDQGLVCSSTCNTETMKIGTLACYYLLQPSEKGPMLLRRLAGSEEILPLPDVSRPCNYTVANDIKNSIETSLSKVVLKDYNPLQHERGFHSKLNSLVKGSLQFGSIAYAVNDASYLDSFSEPQIPTLQRPRENMFMSQKEKARDADRIHAFSEPQTPLFRAPKDKLPGQPKEKQVPSQPKEKASPSISEEWEKLIIIDDDDFCTPATSSRAVARPPIPILPSPVKPLDEKTSRILERLEAPKSKKQRASKPPSTSNTPASSRGGSSTQIKKPLLPFEPSASQPLKPAFNRLRRKPAA; encoded by the exons ATGGCGCTGCTCTGCTTCCTCCTCGACCTCCGCAACATCCCGCCTCCTCTCCTCCGCCTCCTCAAGCAG TGCCTGCTCCACCTCGCCAACCACTACGCCGCCACCCCCTCGCcgaccgcctccgccgccgccgccccgctcCCCGACCGCCTGGCACTCTGCTACGTCCACCACGACGCCGCCCGCTCCTCGCCCGAG CTCAAGATTGCGTATAGGCCTGGGGAGAAGTTTAACATTCGAGATTTCCACCACGCTGTGggaaatttgcctctggatggctTCCTTCATGAACAACATGCTGGAG ACGTGCCATTGCAAAATCTGTTTAGCAACAGAGCCATCTATTCTTGGGCCACTGATGACATTTCCAAGAaagtgattgcaatatgtttttctgCACAAAACACAGATGCGCTCCGAAGATCACTTATG GACGCATCAGAACAGTGTATTACAGTGGAGTTTGTGATGTTGGAAACAGAGGCTGATGCATACATGTATGATGATGTTTCTGGAAACTCCAATAATTTCATACACAGAATCGGTGACCTTGAGAATTGTGTGGTGCGGAGATACAGTCCTG AGACCCAAGTTTTGAATGGGCTAGTCAAGAGGTGGTTAGAAGAGCTAAATGATGACAAGGAAGAAACACTGCAAGCTGTATTTGTGTTCAGAGTTCCCATTGTAAAATCTGTCAATCAAGTATCTTGCAACATATATCCAGCAGCAGATCAGATCATTGATGGTTTTCCATATTGCCAG ATATGCAAGTGCCATGGTCGCCCCATAGATCATGTTACCGCAAATAAGTCAAAATGGGTGTGCCCAACAACTAGCCGCCACCTTTCAGCTTCTGATGTTACTGATACTGCCGTGAAGATTGGAGAACAGACTGTACTTTGTCTTCCCACTTCAGAAGGTGGTTCAGACATGAGACGAGCCTCTACATCCATTTCTTTTGATGTGATTGAGCGCACTGAGTTAGCCTCGCTAAATGAAG GAGTCATAATGGGGAAATCTCATGTTGTGATTCCCAGCTCAAATGATGAAGTTGCTCTAACCGATGAGAGCTTAGATCAGAACACCCAGA TTTTCTATGGTCTATGTGAAACTCTTTTCAAGCTTGATCAGGGACTTGTGTGCTCCTCCACGTGCAACACTGAAACAATGAAAATCGGAACTCTTGCGTGCTATTATCTTCTCCAACCATCTGAGAAGGGACCAATGCTTCTGAGG AGGCTCGCTGGATCTGAAGAGATATTGCCTCTCCCAGATGTGAGTCGACCTTGCAACTATACTGTTGCCAATGATATCAAGAATTCTATTGAAACCtccttatcaaag GTTGTTCTGAAAGATTACAACCCTCTACAACATGAAAGAGGTTTCCACTCGAAGCTGAATTCTTTGGTGAAGGGTAGTCTTCAATTTGG GTCGATTGCCTACGCTGTGAATGATGCTAGCTATCTGGACTCGTTCAGTGAACCACAAATACCAACACTGCAGCGCCCGAGGGAAAACATGTTCATGAGCCAAAAGGAGAAGGCTCGAGATGCTGACCGCATTCATGCGTTCAGCGAGCCACAGACACCACTGTTTCGAGCTCCGAAAGACAAGCTCCCGGGCCAACCCAAGGAGAAGCAGGTCCCGAGCCAGCCCAAGGAGAAGGCGTCCCCCAGCATCTCCGAGGAGTGGGAGAAGCTCATCATCATCGATGACGATGACTTCTGCACCCCTGCCACTTCTTCCAGGGCTGTCGCTAGGCCTCCGATCCCCATCCTGCCGTCTCCCGTGAAGCCACTGGATGAGAAAACCTCAAGGATTCTGGAGCGACTGGAAGCCCCAAAGTCCAAGAAGCAGAGGGCTAGCAAGCCGCCCAGCACCAGCAATACGCCGGCATCCAGTCGTGGTGGCAGTAGCACACAGATCAAGAAGCCGCTGCTGCCATTTGAACCCAGCGCTAGCCAACCACTGAAACCTGCCTTCAACAGGCTAAGGCGAAAGCCTGCTGCTTAG